A single Mustelus asterias chromosome 4, sMusAst1.hap1.1, whole genome shotgun sequence DNA region contains:
- the asb12a gene encoding ankyrin repeat and SOCS box protein 12a: MELEIMWPVKMSLVDITKIFSMFQPKDEDDNGESNQLNQAITKDDDKLLAELLSQERYSRFINSRTGWGVPGTPLRLAATMGHLKCLEILLAHGAEVDSLDVKAQTPLFTAVSGRHLDCVQALLRAGANPNGSKYNNSSPILIAAREGEVEILKELLEYGAEVNVRSKMPDWASNPCACSGPLYISLVYGHFDCFRLLLLYGANPDFNCTEERLLARIKTPKSALEMCFRYGCGTEYVQLLIDFGANLYLPDLSVDKSIKQNEVFKLLTRARAQPRCLMSLSRITIRKYLKQGSGLHSIGRLDIPPILKNYVKHQI; encoded by the exons ATGGAACTGGAGATTATGTGGCCTGTCAAAATGAGCCTGGTGGATATTACCAAGATATTTTCCATGTTCCAGCCGAAGGATGAAGATGACAATGGGGAAAGCAATCAGTTGAACCAAGCAATCACTAAAGATGACGACAAGCTGTTAGCTGAACTTCTATCCCAGGAGAGGTACTCTCGATTTATTAATAGCCGGACTGGGTGGGGTGTCCCAGGAACCCCTCTACGTTTAGCAGCTACAATGGGTCATCTGAAATGTCTGGAGATCCTCCTAGCCCATGGCGCTGAGGTGGACAGTTTGGATGTGAAGGCTCAAACCCCTTTGTTCACTGCTGTTAGTGGTAGGCATTTAGATTGTGTCCAAGCCTTGCTCAGGGCCGGAGCTAATCCCAATGGTAGTAAGTATAACAACAGCTCACCAATTTTGATTGCtgccagagagggagaggtggagatTTTAAAGGAACTTTTGGAGTATGGGGCTGAAGTCAATGTCCGTTCCAAGATGCCAGATTGGGCCTCCAATCCGTGTGCTTGCAGTGGTCCTCTCTATATTTCTTTGGTGTATGGGCATTTTGACTGCTTTCGGCTACTTCTCTTATATGGAGCCAACCCAGATTTTAACTGCACCGAGGAGAGACTGCTGGCAAGAATTAAAACACCAAAGTCTGCTCTGGAGATGTGTTTCAGATATGGTTGTGGGACTGAATATGTCCAACTGCTCATAGACTTTGGAGCAAATCTTTATTTACCAGATCTCTCTGTGGATAAAAGTATAAAACAAAATGAAGTGTTTAAACTTCTAACCAGAGCCAGAG CTCAACCAAGGTGCTTGATGTCACTGTCTAGGATAACCATTCGCAAATACCTCAAGCAAGGAAGTGGACTACATTCCATTGGCAGACTGGACATACCTCCGATCCTAAAGAATTATGTGAAACACCAAATCTGA